The region GTCATGGGGAACCTCCGGGGGGCGGGGTGGGCTGACCGGATTGTTTCTCACGTGCTGCACGCACCACAAGGGGCGGACGGTGTTCTATGGTGTGGGCGTGAAGCTTGACAGGGTGCTGGTGTACGGGTTGGGCCGCAGTGGGCGCGGGGCAGCGCGTTTCCTGGCGCGCGCGGGCGTGCGGGGGGAGTGGCTCGACGCGCGTCCGGGCGCGGAGGACGAAGCGCTCATGGATGAACTGAGCTGGGCGCGTGGGGACGCGGGCGGCGCGTATGACGTGGTGGTGGCCGCGCCGGGCGTGCCGATCGATCATCCGGACCTGCTGGCCCTGCAGGCGCGCGGCGCGGAGGTGATCGGCGAGGTGGTCCTGGCCGCCCGCCTGCGCCCGGCGCTGCCGATGGTGGGGATCACCGGAACGGCCGGGAAGGGCAGCACGACGGTGCTGGTGGCGGGGCTGCTGCGCGCGGCGGGCCTGAACGCCCGCGAGGGCGGCAACATTGACCCGCCGCTACTGGACGTCGTGGACAGCGCCGAGGTGGCGGTGGTGGAACTGTCGAGCTTCCAGCTGGAGCGCGTGCCTGGGCTGAGGCTGCCGGTGGCGGTGGTCACGAACCTGGGCGTGGATCATCTCGACCGGCACGGGACAGTGGAGGCGTACCACGCAGCGAAGCGGAACATCACGGCAGGTCAGGAGGCTGGGGACGTGCTGGTCGTGCCGGAAGGGCTGAGTGTGCCGACCCGGGCGCAGGTGCGGCCCTTCTCGCCGGACCGGATCGCGCTGGCCGATGGGACGCCGGTGCTGCTCAGCTCCGAGCTGCCCGAGGGGGTGCATCCGGCGAACGCGGCGGCAGCCGTGCTGGCGGCCGAGGCCCTGCTGGTTCACCTGGGCCGCCCGGTAGACGCGGGCGTGCTGGCCGGGGCGCTGCGCGCGGCGCAGCCGGTGTCCGGGCGCTTCGAGACGGTCGCGCGGATCGGGAACGTTCGTTTCGTGGAGGACTCGATCGCCACGCGGACCATCGCCGTGCAGGCGGCCCTGGAGCGCGCCGTGCCGCCGGTCGTGTGGCTGGTGGGCGGCCGGGACAAGGGTGCCGACCTCGCCCCTCTGCGTGAGGCGGCGGCCGGGCGGGTGGCGCAGGTCATCGCGTTCGGGGAGGACGGCGAGGCGCTCGCCCGGGCTCTGGGTCTTCCCTATCGGGTGGTCGCTGGTGCGGACGGTGAGGCGACCATGCGCGCCGCGGCTCAGGCTGGACTGGACGCGCTGAATGGCGAGGGCACCGTGCTGCTCGCCCCGATCGGCACGAGTTTCGATCAGTTCCGCGATTACAGGGCGCGGG is a window of Deinococcus grandis DNA encoding:
- the murD gene encoding UDP-N-acetylmuramoyl-L-alanine--D-glutamate ligase — translated: MKLDRVLVYGLGRSGRGAARFLARAGVRGEWLDARPGAEDEALMDELSWARGDAGGAYDVVVAAPGVPIDHPDLLALQARGAEVIGEVVLAARLRPALPMVGITGTAGKGSTTVLVAGLLRAAGLNAREGGNIDPPLLDVVDSAEVAVVELSSFQLERVPGLRLPVAVVTNLGVDHLDRHGTVEAYHAAKRNITAGQEAGDVLVVPEGLSVPTRAQVRPFSPDRIALADGTPVLLSSELPEGVHPANAAAAVLAAEALLVHLGRPVDAGVLAGALRAAQPVSGRFETVARIGNVRFVEDSIATRTIAVQAALERAVPPVVWLVGGRDKGADLAPLREAAAGRVAQVIAFGEDGEALARALGLPYRVVAGADGEATMRAAAQAGLDALNGEGTVLLAPIGTSFDQFRDYRARGEAFRRAALTLAGAEVQG